The following are from one region of the Heterodontus francisci isolate sHetFra1 chromosome 34, sHetFra1.hap1, whole genome shotgun sequence genome:
- the LOC137348762 gene encoding probable G-protein coupled receptor 139 produces the protein MVSMAVTDFLVMITTVILNRIAGIYFPVSFLSITPVCSLRIVLSFVIMDSSVWLTVAFTFDRFMAICCQKIKIKYCTEKTAARVIGIISSLSCFKNIFWYFIFEPLYIIDNIPWFCSVKLIFYTSPAWAAFDWIRPISTSCLPFILILLLNALTVRHILVASKARRRLQAHSNGTTQSDPEMEKRRNSIVLLFCVSGSFMLLYLVLLINFLYVRIAKLKYFSGSNFNESSFILEESALMLQLLSSCVNPFIYAGTQRKFIDELENGVKYLFSLIYKLLKL, from the coding sequence atggtgtccatggcagtgacggatTTCCTGGTCATGATCACGactgtgatattaaaccggattgctggtatttatttcccGGTCAGTTTCCTATCCATCACACCCGTATGCAGTCTCCGTATTGTCCTGAGCTTTGTGATCATGgacagttctgtctggttaacagtcgcttttacctttgatcgatttatggcaATTTGTTGTCAGAAGattaaaataaaatactgcacCGAGAAAACAGCAGCACGAGTTATAGGAATCATATCTTCATTGAGCTGTTTCAAAAATATCTTCTGGTATTTCATATTTGAACCTTTGTATATAATTGACAACATACCCTGGTTCTGCAGCGTAAAATTAATATTTTATACGTCACCTGCATGGGCTGCATTTGACTGGATTCGCCCCATTTCAACCtcttgtctcccattcattctgattttactgctcaatgcactgactgtcaggcacattctagtggcCAGTAAAGCCCGCAggagactccaggcccacagcaatggaacgactcagagtgacccagagatggagaagcggagaaacTCCATCGTTTTACTCTTCTGCGTCTCGGGCAGTTTCATGCTGTTATATTTGGTACTTCTGATAAATTTCCTTTATGTTAGAATTGCAAAACTTAAATATTTTTCCGGTTCCAATTTCAATGAATCAAGCTTTATTCTGGAGGAAAGCGCATTAatgcttcagcttttgagttcctgcgtcaatccgtttatttatgcagggacccagagaaaattcaTAGATGAGTTAGAGAATGGAGTGAAATATCTATTCAGTCTTATTTATAAATTGTTGAAATTATGA